The sequence TTGGAGGGTATACAAAATCGCCGCAAGTCTCTCCGCCGCCAGCCAGGTGCTCGAACTGCTCGATGCCTGTATTGCTGGTCGGCTGCTGCGCCCGGCGAAACATCATTGGTCCGCGTGTTGACGTTCACAGCATTGGGATACTCCCCTACGTCCAGTGAACAAGTGTAGCGCACAGCAACCTCACAGCCTTAGCCGAAGTCCGAAATACGGCGCCGTCCCATCCGACTGCTAGGCATGCCCGGCGGCCTTCATCTGGCGCAATTCCTTCTTCAATTCGGAGACTTCATCACGGATGCGGGCAGCCAGCTCGAACTGCAATTCGGCTGCCGCAGCATGCATCTGCTCAGTCATTTCCTCGATCTGGGTCAGCAGATCCTCGGCCGGAGCCGCCGCCAGACCATCCTTGCGCACCGTGGACGAAGCCTTCGTCCGCTTGGCATTTTTCGCCAACCGATTATTATTCAGCAGCTCCTGCGTGTCGGCATCCTCACGTGCCAGCTGGTCGGTGATGTCCGCGATCTTCTTGCGCAGCGGCATCGGGTCAATCCCGTGCTCCTTGTTATGCGCTTCCTGGATCTCGCGGCGGCGATTGGTCTCCTCGATCGCCTGGCCCATCGCGTCGGTGATCTTATCGGCATACATGATCACCTGGCCCGACACGTTACGCGCAGCACGGCCAATGGTCTGGATCAGCGAAGTCGCCGAACGCAAGAAACCCTGCTTGTCGGCATCAAGGATCGCCACCAGGGAAACCTCGGGCAAGTCCAAGCCCTCGCGCAGCAGGTTGATGCCCACCAGCACATCGTAGGAACCCATGCGCAGTTCGCGCAGTAGCTCCACACGGCGGATCGTGTCCACATCCGAGTGCAGGTACTGCACCCGCACCTGGTGCTCGGTGAGGTAGTCGGTCAAATCCTCGGCCATCCGCTTGGTCAGGGTCGTGACCAGCACGCGCTCGTCGCGATCCACGCGGGTGCGGATCTCATCGAGCAGGTCATCGATCTGGCCCTTGGTGGGCTTGACGATGATCTCGGGGTCGATCAGGCCGGTCGGGCGGATGATCTGCTCCACGAACCCGTCGGACTTGCCCAGCTCGTACTTGCCAGGGGTCGCCGAAAGGTAAACGGTCTGCCCGATGCGCTCCAAGAACTCATCCCACTTCAGCGGGCGGTTATCCATCGCCGAAGGCAGGCGGAACCCGTGCTCCACCAGGGTGCGCTTGCGGGACATGTCGCCCTCGTACATGGCACCGATCTGCGGGACGGTCACATGCGACTCGTCGATCACCAGCAGGAAGTCATCCGGGAAGTAGTCGATCAGGCAGTGCGGGGCGCTGCCGGCCTCGCGGCCGTCAATATGCCGCGAGTAGTTCTCGATGCCGTTGCAGAAGCCCATCTGCTCCATCATTTCCAGGTCATAGGTGGTGCGCATGCGCAACCGCTGGGCTTCGACGAGCTTATTCTGCGATTCGAGCTCCTTGAGGCGTACCGCCAGCTCGTCTTCGATCCGCTTGATCGCCTTATGCATCCGCTCGGCGCCGGCCACATAGTGGCTGGCCGGGAAGATGTACATCTCGGTTTCCTCGCGGATCACCTCGCCGGTCACCGGGTGCAGGGTGTGGATCGCTTCCACCTCGTCGCCGAAGAACTCGATGCGCACGGCCTGCTCTTCGTACATCGGGATGATCTCCACGGTATCCCCGCGCACGCGGAAGGTGCCGCGGTGGAAGTCCATGTCATTGCGGGTGTACTGCATGGCCACGAATTGGCGCAGCATCGCGTCGCGGTTAAGTTCCTCGCCGGCGCGCACGGTGACCATCCCGGCCACGTACTCCTCCGGGGTGCCCAGGCCGTAGATGCACGAGACGGTGGCGACCACGATCGTGTCGCGCCGGGTGAGCAGCGAGTTGGTCGCGGAGTGGCGCAGCCGCTCGACCTCCTCGTTGATCGAGGAGTCCTTTTCGATGAAGGTATCGGTCTGCGGCACGTAGGCTTCGGGCTGGTAGTAGTCGTAGTAGGAGACGAAGTACTCCACTGCGTTATTGGGCATCAGCTCGCGGAATTCGTTGGCCAGCTGCGCGGCAAGGGTCTTGTTCTGCACCAGTACCAGGGTGGGGCGCTGCACCTGTTCGACCAGCCAGGCGGTGGTCGCGGACTTGCCGGTACCGGTGGCACCGAGCAGCACGATGTCCTTCTCGCCGGCGTTGATCCGTTCGGTCAGCGCCTTGATGGCCTGCGGCTGATCGCCGGCCGGCTCATACTCGCTGATGACTTCGAAGGGGGCGACCACGCGCTTGATCGGCTGTGCAAGACTCATGGTTCTAGCATAGCGAGCACCACCGACAGCAGGGCGGGGTTCAAGCCAGCTATCAGCTTAAAGCTGCCCGAGGCTACTTGCGCATCCCGTAGCGGATGGCGTTGCGCTTCACGGTGCGCTGGATGCTTGTGCCGAAGAAGCCCACGGTCATGATGGTCGCCGCAACCAGCCCCAGCAGCGCCAGCAGGCCGCTGATGTACACCACCGGCGAATACGGTCCGCCCTCCTGGCTGACAAATTCATCGCGCCCGCCAAAGCCCAGCCACAGCACCAGTGCCAACGCGAAGGCGGCCAGCGTGGTCCACTTGCAAATCTTGTACATTCTTACTCCTGCGTCGGGGCCAATTGCTGGTAGAGGGATTCAACCTGCGCTTCAAGTTCTGCCAAGCTGCCGGAATTATCCAGCAGGTAGTCGGCCACGGCCGCCCGCTGCTCATCGGTAGCCTGCGCGGCAATCCGCGCCTTGGCATCAGCTTCAGTCCACCCACGATCGTAGACCATTCGGCGCATGCGTTCTTCCAGCGGCGCCTGGACAACCACCACGGCATCGAACTTCTCCGCCTGCCCGGACTCGACCAAAAGCGGAATATCCTCCACCACCAGCGCCTGCTTAGGTGCCGCATCACGCAGCTTCTGGGCTTGCGCGCGAACCAGCGGGTGCACGATCGCGTTCAGCTTGGCCCGCTGCGCTTCATCGGAGAAGACGATCGCGGCCAAAGCCGGCCGATTCAGCGACCCGTCGGGCAGCAGTACATCCTCCCCAAAGGTGTCTTTGATCGCACCGAGCCCGGGCGTGCCAGGTTCAACTACCTGGCGCGCCAGCTTATCGGCATCGATGACTACAGCTCCCAGGGCGGCTAGCTTCGCCGCGACCGCAGATTTTCCAGAGGCCACTGCCCCGGTCAGTCCAACATGCAACATGTTCCCACCCTATAAACTAAAAGGGATGAACACCAACGACTCGGCTGCAACGCGGTACACGACTTTGACCAGCGATTCCATCCACGAGCTGGAAATCAAGCGTTCGCGCTTCATCACCTACCTCTTCCGGGTCGAAACCGAAGCCGCCGCCCGCGCGCATATCGCCGCCCTGCGCAAATCCCACTTCGATGCCCGGCACCACTGCAGCGCGTTCATCCTGGGCCCGGACCGGATCGTGCAGCGCTCGAACGACGACGGCGAACCCTCAGGCACCGCCGGGATCCCGATGCTCGATGCCCTGGCCAAGCGCGAAATGCCCGATGCCAGCGTGCTCTCGGACGTGCTGGCCGTGGTGGTCCGCTACTTCGGCGGCATCAAGCTGGGTGCCGGCGGCCTGGTCCGCGCCTATTCCGATGCAGTCTCCTCGGGACTGGACCACGCACCGCTGCACCTGCGCCAGCGCCTGCGCATCTTCGCATTCACCGCCTCGCACGCCCAAGCTGCCCGCTACGAAAACGAGCTGCGCGCCGCCGGCTACCAGGTCGAACCCACCGAATGGCAAGCGCAGCACGCCATCGTGCGAATCGGCATCCCGGACACCGAGCAGGCCGCACAAGAACTGCACACGCACATCGCCACCCTCACCTCCGGCG comes from Glutamicibacter arilaitensis Re117 and encodes:
- a CDS encoding YigZ family protein, with translation MNTNDSAATRYTTLTSDSIHELEIKRSRFITYLFRVETEAAARAHIAALRKSHFDARHHCSAFILGPDRIVQRSNDDGEPSGTAGIPMLDALAKREMPDASVLSDVLAVVVRYFGGIKLGAGGLVRAYSDAVSSGLDHAPLHLRQRLRIFAFTASHAQAARYENELRAAGYQVEPTEWQAQHAIVRIGIPDTEQAAQELHTHIATLTSGAATLNSTNTQWVDLI
- the uvrB gene encoding excinuclease ABC subunit UvrB → MSLAQPIKRVVAPFEVISEYEPAGDQPQAIKALTERINAGEKDIVLLGATGTGKSATTAWLVEQVQRPTLVLVQNKTLAAQLANEFRELMPNNAVEYFVSYYDYYQPEAYVPQTDTFIEKDSSINEEVERLRHSATNSLLTRRDTIVVATVSCIYGLGTPEEYVAGMVTVRAGEELNRDAMLRQFVAMQYTRNDMDFHRGTFRVRGDTVEIIPMYEEQAVRIEFFGDEVEAIHTLHPVTGEVIREETEMYIFPASHYVAGAERMHKAIKRIEDELAVRLKELESQNKLVEAQRLRMRTTYDLEMMEQMGFCNGIENYSRHIDGREAGSAPHCLIDYFPDDFLLVIDESHVTVPQIGAMYEGDMSRKRTLVEHGFRLPSAMDNRPLKWDEFLERIGQTVYLSATPGKYELGKSDGFVEQIIRPTGLIDPEIIVKPTKGQIDDLLDEIRTRVDRDERVLVTTLTKRMAEDLTDYLTEHQVRVQYLHSDVDTIRRVELLRELRMGSYDVLVGINLLREGLDLPEVSLVAILDADKQGFLRSATSLIQTIGRAARNVSGQVIMYADKITDAMGQAIEETNRRREIQEAHNKEHGIDPMPLRKKIADITDQLAREDADTQELLNNNRLAKNAKRTKASSTVRKDGLAAAPAEDLLTQIEEMTEQMHAAAAELQFELAARIRDEVSELKKELRQMKAAGHA
- the coaE gene encoding dephospho-CoA kinase; translation: MLHVGLTGAVASGKSAVAAKLAALGAVVIDADKLARQVVEPGTPGLGAIKDTFGEDVLLPDGSLNRPALAAIVFSDEAQRAKLNAIVHPLVRAQAQKLRDAAPKQALVVEDIPLLVESGQAEKFDAVVVVQAPLEERMRRMVYDRGWTEADAKARIAAQATDEQRAAVADYLLDNSGSLAELEAQVESLYQQLAPTQE